gaaggaCTACAGAAAGTGCTTCTATAAAAGGTGAACCCCAGATGATTTCCATCACCAGAAAACCTGCAACTCCTGAGACTTGGACTGACTGGACACACAGGTGCTTCCCTCCAGGGACTGCCACATGGTACACCCTGGGTTTAGGGCTCCGGGCAGACTTCCCAGCAGCTAATCTTGGCATTCTCACTGGACTTCTTTACACAGTTTTCCACACCTTAACTTTTGTCccatgtcaattctcaaaacatcttcaaaaataaatcaatatctcTCCCACAATCAACTTTGTGGGTTTGTCTCTACATTACTTGTGAAGGATTGATACCCATGGACATAGATACAGTTTAGCAGTTGGACAAAGAGACTAACAGTCTGCCTGCTGACAGTTTTGCAAAGACGCATGTAGGATCGTAGATGGTAGAAGAGATACCTAGAGTCACAAAGAGAAGTAGGCACATCAATATGTTTGTGGAAGTCTGGCAGTAGACTTGATATCAGTGCCCACAAACCAGTAGGAATCaaggcagtttgtgtgtgtgtgtgcctgtgtgtgtgggggggaatgtgcatgtatatgtgtgtgcatgcatgccctcatgtgtgtgtattttttatgggtatgtgtctgtgagtgtgttcatgtgtgtgtgtggtacaactatttgtatgtgtgtgatgaagaaaaggaaagttacacgagtacagagaggcagagagagagagagagagagagagagagagagagagagagagagagagagagaaataacttgCCTATAGGATTGAGAACAAAACTGATCCAAAGTTCCCAGACATTGTCTCTCATTAGGGTAAGAGCTCAGATGGATTGGCACTTAAAATTAAAGTATGCTTTAGAGGGTCCTAGGGATGCAAGCAAGGTCACATGTTGGTGTCAGCAAAAGCCAAGGAGAAAACCAGCAGTATACCCACTAATTGTAAAGTGAGTATTGGGTAATCACACATAGTGtgtaaaggagagacagaaaagagagataaaacaTTGATAGTGAGAAAAAGTTAGACAGGCATGAGCCAGAGAAGCAGGCAAAGGTCCAATGAGAATGAATTCAAGGCAGGGTACAGATAACcctagacacagagacacagaatccCATCTACAACCCTGAAATGCCAAGGTGTGGCTGTGCACCTGGTTCTATGCACCTGTGTGGACTTCCATTGGCTACAAGGTTGTGGGAAGAAGCAGCAAGAGGCTTTCAGCAAACAGGTGCCTCCAATAAGTTTTCCTACAAAGGAAAGGACTTTGCCCTAAGGAGGTTCAGTGGGTGGAGGTCACATGGCTGGGTGGCCATTTGCAGTATGAGGAAATGTATGAGTGGAACAGATtccatcctgttttgtttgttggtttattagttggttttggtgttggtgttggggttggttgtggttttgcttttggttgtttgattgattgatttcatttacatagatagatagattgatagatagagagatatgtAAATTTTTTCCATCTGGTCTTTGTTTGGAGGCCTACAGGAAATCTTGAGATTTGGCGACTGGGCGTGGCTTCCATGCCTGTGTGTGGCAGCCATCTTGAGACTGGGCGTGGCTGAGGTCCCACCTGTCAGGGGCAGTTATAAAAGGGCATGCCTGACAGAGGCAAGGGCTTCTAAGCTCTGAGCTTCTGTCTGTaggtgttctctctctgctcaggaGAGCACACACCCGACTAGAGGCAGGTCACAAGGTGAGTCTGGCGTGCAGATCGAACCTAGAGAATCCAGCCCTGTCCTCGGGAGTGGTCATGGAGACTAGCTCCGAGGCAGGTgttctgcagaagctgctggatCGCCTTTGCCAGGAGACCGACCCAGGAAAGATCTACAAAacgctgaagaaaatgtcttctcttccttctctgtgtgactGCCTTGCAGAGATTGGCTTCAGAAAGACcatcaagtccttgaagaaacagCAACTCCTCGTGCCCTTTGTAAAGGACTTAGTGGCCCAGTGGTCCACTGGGTTCCTGCATGGGCCCCAGCCTGAGCAGACCCGGCAGGACTTTGGCTTGGAGAAGGGCCTCACAACGGAGGGCCGGAGCACCTCCCCAGAAGAGAAGCCCCAGGAGCAAGCATCCCAGGAAGTCCACGGAGATGGGAGAGAGGTTTTTCCTTGGGCTTTGCAGCTGCTGCCCAGGCAGCAGCTCTTGCCTAAGCCAGAGCCGAAAATCACACCAAAGTTCCAACCGTAGGGCACCTCACATTCGAAGCCCGCATCCAGGAGAAAACTGGAGCCCTGAGCTGCAGCAAGATGTCCAGAACCTGGTGCACCTAGGAACGTCCAGGGCGAGCCTGGAGGAGCCTTGGCAGCAGGAAGGGGCCAAGCCCCTGTCCAGAAAGCCAGGGGCTGGGCCACAGGAGCCCACTGGGCTTGTGTTTGGTGGGCACAGCAAGTGTCAGCCACCAGGCAACTGGGAGCAGGAGGAAGCCCCTGGAGCTGGTTCGTCCTGGGCTTGCCTCAATGGGGAGtgctgctctccttcctcttcggaGTGTCCACGgggcaagaggcagaggtgggaatcCCGGTGTCCAGCCGAGGCCCAGAGTCCTCCTGCAAAGGTGCCTCGAGAGGAGTCTGGAAGCTCCATGGATCTGAGTCCCATTGCTGCCAGCACCATTCCAGAGACTCCCTCCAGTGGCCAAGTCTGGTTCAAATGGGATCTTGCCCAGGAGACATTTTCCTCTCAGCAGGATCATGAAGCCTCAGCTTGGGGGTGGGAGCTCAGGAAGCAGCACAGAACCCGAGTCTATTCAGGTTGCAGGCCTGCAGCAGGACCCCAGCAGAAGCGCACTGGAACCAGGGATGGTGCTCACTGCCAGGCTGGCAAGGACAAAGTTGGGCTTGGGCAGCCAGAAGAGAAGTCCTGGCCCCAGGGCCGCAGGTGCAAGGAATCCTACAGCCAGCCTGAGGCCCCCACAGCCCTGCAGCTTCAGGGGTCCCAAGAGGAGAGGCTGCAAACCCTCATAGGCCGCCTCCAAAGCACAGGAGCCAAGAGGCCTCAACCCAGACAGACGATGATGGTCTCCTTCATCACCGAGCTCAAGAGCCCCAGCcaacaaggacagccaggacccacTGGGGCTGCCTCTGCCCAAAATGCCCACAGTCTTCCTGAGGCTCCTGCCCATCCTCCAGCCCAGAGggcttcctgccttctccttggGGAAAGAGGCACCAAGAAGGGCCCTGCTAAAAGACCTGCTCCTCtcatggccaaggccctgaaggaCTACAGAAAGTGCTTCTATAAAAGGTGAACCCCAGATGATTTCCATCACCAGAAAACCTGCAACTCCTGAGATTGGACTGACTGGACACACAGGCACTTCCCTCCAGGGACTGCCACATGGTACACCCTGGGTTTAGGGCTCCGGGCAGACTTCCCAGCAGCTAATCTTGGCATTCTCACTGGACTTCTTTACACAGTTTTCCACACCTTAACTTTTGTCccatgtcaattctcaaaacatcttcaaaaataaatcaatatctcTCCCACAATCAACTTTGTGGGTTTGTCTCTACATTACTTGTGAAGGATTGATACCCATGGACCTAGATACAGTTTAGCAGTTGGACAAAGAGACTAACAGTCTGCCTGCTGACAGTTTTGCAAAGACGCATGTAGGATCGTAGATGGTAGAAGAGATACCTAGAGTCACAAAGAGAAGTAGGCACATCAATATGTTTGTGGAAGTCTGGCAGTAGACTTGATATCAGTGCCCACAAACCAGTAGGAATCaaggcagtttgtgtgtgtgtgtgtgcctgtgtgtgtgtgggggggaatgtgcatgtatatgtgtgtgcatgcatgccctcatgtgtgtgtatttttttatgggtatgtgtctgtgagtgtgttcatgtgtgtgtgtggtacaactatttgtatgtgtgtgatgaagaaaaggaaagttacacgagtacagagaggcagagagagagagagagagagagagagagagagagagagagatagagagagagagaaataacttgCCTATAGGATTGAGAACAAAACTGAACCAAAGTTCCCAGACATTGTCTCTCATTAGGGTAAGAGCTCAGATGGATTGGCACTTAAAATTAAAGTATGCTTTAAAGGGTCCTAGGGATGCAAGCAAGGTCACATGTTGGTGTCAGCAAAAGCCAAGGAGAAAACCAGCAGTATACCCACTAATTGTAAAGTGAGTATTGGGTAATCACACATAGTGtgtaaaggagagacagaaaagagagataaaacaTTGATAGTGAGAAAAAGTGAGACAGGCATGAGCCAGAGAAGCAGGCAAAGGTCCAATGAGAATGAATTCAAGGCAAGGTACAGATAACcctagacacagagacacagaatccCTTCTACAACCCTGAAATGCAAAGGTGTGGCTGTGCACCTGGTTCTATGCACCTGTGTGGACTTCCATTGGCTACAAGGTTGTGGGAAGAAGCAGCAAGAGGCTTTCAGCAAACAGGTGCCTCCAATAAGTTTTCCTACAAAGGAAAGGACTTTGCCCTAAGGAGGTTCAGTGGGTGGAGGTCACATGGCTGGGTGGCCATTTTGCAGTATGAGgaaatgtatgaggagaacagattccatcctgttttgtttgttggtttacttagttggttttggtgttggtgttggtgttggttgtggttttgcttttggttgtttgattgattgatttcatttacatagatagatagattgatagatagagagatatgtAAATTTTTTCCATCAGGTCTTTGTTTGGAGGCCTACAGGAAATCTTGAGATTTGGCGACTGGGCGTGGCTTCCATGCCTGTGTGTGGCAGCCATCTTGAGACTGGGCGTGGCTGAGGTCCCACCTGTCAGGGGCAGTTATAAAAGGGCATGCCTGACAGAGGCAAGGGCTTCTAAGCTGTGAGCTTCTGTCTGTaggtgttctctctctgctcaggaGAGCACACACCCGACTAGAGGCAGGTCACAAGGTGAGTCTGGCGTGCAGATCGAACCTAGAGAATCCAGCCCTGTCCTCGGGAGTGGTCATGGAGACTAGCTCCGAGGCAGGTgttctgcagaagctgctggatCGCCTTTGCCAGGAGACCGACCCAGGAAAGATCTACAAAACGCTGAAGAAtatgtcttctcttccttctctgtgtgactGCCTTGCAGAGATTGGCTTCAGAAAGACcatcaagtccttgaagaaacagCAACTCCTCGTGCCCTTTGTAAAGGACTTAGTGGCCCAGTGGTCCACTGGGTTCCTGCATGGGCCCCAGCCTGAGCAGACCCGGCAGGACTTTGGCTTGGAGAAGGGCCTCACAACGGAGGGCCGGAGCACCTCCCCAGAAGAGAAGCCCTAGGAGCAAGCATCCCAGGAAGTCcgcagagatgggagagaggtttTCCTTGGGCTTTGCAGCTGCTGCCCAGGCAGCAGCTCTTGCCTAAGCCAGAGCCGAAAATcgcaccaaaggtccaaccgtaGGGCACCTCACATTCGAAGCCCGCATCCAGGAGAAAACTGGAGCCCTGAGCTGCAGCAAGATGTCCAGAACCTGGTGCACCTAGGAACGTCCAGGGCGAGCCTGGAGGAGCCTTGGCAGCAGGAAGGGGCCAAGCCCCTGTCCAGAAAGCCAGGGGCTGGGCCACAGGAGCCCACTGGGCTTGTGTTTGGTGGGCACAGCAAGTGCCAGCCACCAGGCAACTGGGAGCAGGAGGAAGCCCCTGGAGCTGGTTCATCCTGGGCTTGCCTCAATGGGGAGtgctgctctccttcctcttcggaGTGTCCACGgggcaagaggcagaggtgggaatcCCGGTGTCCAGCCGAGGCCCAGAGTCCTCCTGCAAAGGTGCCTCGAGACGAGTCTGGAAGCTCCATGGATCTGAGTCCCATTGCTGCCAGCACCATTCCAGAGACTCCCTCCAGTGGCCAAGTCTGGTTCGAATGGGATCTTGCCCAGGAGACATTTTCCTCTCAGCAGGATCATGAAGCCTCAGCTTGGGGGTGGGAGCTCAGGAAGCAGCACAGAACCCGAGTCTATTCAGGTTGCAGGCCTGCAGCAGGACCCCAGCAGAAGCGCACTGGAACCAGGGATGGTGCTCACTGCCAGGCTGGCAAGGACAAAGTTGGGCTTGGGCAGCCAGAAGAGAAGTCCTGGCCCCAGGGCCGCAGGTGCAAGGAATCCTACAGCCAGCCTGAGGCCCCCACAGCCCTGCAGCTTCAGGGGTCCCAAGAGGAGAGGCTGCAAACCGTCATAGGCTGCCTCCAAAGCAAAAGAGCCAAGAGGCCTCAACCCAGACAGACGATGATGGTCTCCTTCATCACCGAGCTCAAGAGCCCCAGCcaacaaggacagccaggacccacTGGGGCTGCCTCTGCCCAAAATGCCCACAGTCTTCCTGAGGCTCCTGCCCATCCTCCAGCCCAGAGggcttcctgccttctccttggAGAAAGAGGCACCAAAAAGGGCCCTGCTAAAAGACCTGCTCCTCtcatggccaaggccctgaaggaCTACAGAAAGTGCTTCTATAAAAGGTGAACCCCAGATGATTTCCATCACCAGAAAACCTGCAACTCCTGAGATTGGACTGACTGGACACACAGGCGCTTCCCTCCAGGGACTGCCACATGGTACACCCTGGGTTTAGGGCTCCGGGCAGACTTCCCAGCAGCTAATCTTGGCATTCTCACTGGACTTCTTTACACAGTTTTCCACACCTTAACTTTTGTCccatgtcaattctcaaaacatcttcaaaaataaatcaatatctcTCCCACAATCAACTTTGTGGGTTTGTCTCTACATTACTTGTGAAGGATTGATACCCATGGACCTAGATACAGTTTAGCAGTTGGACAAAGAGACTAACAGTCTGCCTGCTGACAGTTTTGCAAAGACGCATGTAGGATCGTAGATGGTAGAAGAGATACCTAGAGTCACAAAGAGAAGTAGGCACATCAATATGTTTGTGGAAGTCTGGCAGTAGACTTGATATCAGTGCCCACAAACCAGTAGGAATCaaggcagtttgtgtgtgtgtgtgtgcctgtgtgtgtgtggggggggagtgtacatgtatatgtgtgtgcatgcatgccctcatgtgtgtgtattttttatgggtatgtgtctgtgagtgtgttcatgtgtgtgtgtggtacaactatttgtatgtgtgtgatgaagaaaaggaaagttacacgagtacagagaggcagagagagagagagagagagagagagagagagagagagagagagagagagagagagagagagaaataacttgCCTATAGGATTGAGAACAAAACTGATCCAAAGTTCCCAGACATTGTCTCTCATTAGCGTAAGAGCTCAGATGGATTGGCACTTAAAATTAAAGTATGCTTTAGAGGGTCCTAGGGATGCAAGCAAGGTCACATGTTGGTGTCAGCAAAAGCCAAGGAGAAAACCAGCAGTATACCCACTAATTGTAAAGTGAGTATTGGGTAATCACACATAGTGtgtaaaggagagacagaaaagagagataaaacaTTGATAGTGAGAAAAAGTGAGACAGGCATGAGCCAGAGAAGCAGGCAAAGGTCCAATGAGAATGAATTCAAGGCAAGGTACAGATAACcctagacacagagacacagaatccCTTCTACAACCCTGAAATGCAAAGGTGTGGCTGTGCACCTGGTTCTATGCACCTGTGTGGACTTCCATTGGCTACAAGGTTGTGGGAAGAAGCAGCAAGAGGCTTTCAGCAAACAGGTGCCTCCAATAAGTTTTCCTACAAAGGAAAGGACTTTGCCCTAAGGAGGTTCAGTGGGTGGAGGTCACATGGCTGGGTGGCCATTTTGCAGTATGAGgaaatgtatgaggagaacagattccatcctgttttgtttgttggtttacttagttggttttggtgttggtgttggtgttggttgtggttttgcttttggttgtttgattgattgatttcatttacatagatagatagattgatagatagagagatatgtAAATTTTTTCCATCAGGTCTTTGTTTGGAGGCCTACAGGAAATCTTGAGATTTGGCGACTGGGCGTGGCTTCCATGCCTGTGTGTGGCAGCCATCTTGAGACTGGGCGTGGCTGAGGTCCCACCTGTCAGGGGCAGTTATAAAAGGGCATGCCTGACAGAGGCAAGGGCTTCTAAGCTGTGAGCTTCTGTCTGTaggtgttctctctctgctcaggaGAGCACACACCCGACTAGAGGCAGGTCACAAGGTGAGTCTGGCGTGCAGATCGAACCTAGAGAATCCAGCCCTGTCCTCGGGAGTGGTCATGGAGACTAGCTCCGAGGCAGGTgttctgcagaagctgctggatCGCCTTTGCCAGGAGACCGACCCAGGAAAGATCTACAAAACGCTGAAGAAtatgtcttctcttccttctctgtgtgactGCCTTGCAGAGATTGGCTTCAGAAAGACcatcaagtccttgaagaaacagCAACTCCTCGTGCCCTTTGTAAAGGACTTAGTGGCCCAGTGGTCCACTGGGTTCCTGCATGGGCCCCAGCCTGAGCAGACCCGGCAGGACTTTGGCTTGGAGAAGGGCCTCACAACGGAGGGCCGGAGCACCTCCCCAGAAGAGAAGCCCCAGGAGCAAGCATCCCAGGAAGTCcgcagagatgggagagaggtttTCCTTGGGCTTTGCAGCTGCTGCCCAGGCAGCAGCTCTTGCCTAAGCCAGAGCCGAAAATcgcaccaaaggtccaaccgtaGGGCACCTCACATTCGAAGCCCGCATCCAGGAGAAAACTGGAGCCCTGAGCTGCAGCAAGATGTCCAGAACCTGGTGCACCTAGGAACGTCCAGGGCGAGCCTGGAGGAGCCTTGGCAGCAGGAAGGGGCCAAGCCCCTGTCCAGAAAGCCAGGGGCTGGGCCACAGGAGCCCACTGGGCTTGTGTTTGGTGGGCACAGCAAGTGTCAGCCACCAGGCAACTGGGAGCAGGAGGAAGCCCCTGGAGCTGGTTCGTCCTGGGCTTGCCTCAATGGGGAGtgctgctctccttcctcttcggaGTGTCCACGgggcaagaggcagaggtgggaatcCCGGTGTCCAGCCGAGGCCCAGAGTCCTCCTGCAAAGGTGCCTCGAGAGGAGTCTGGAAGCTCCATGGATCTGAGTCCCATTGCTGCCAGCACCATTCCAGAGACTCCCTCCAGTGGCCAAGTCTGGTTCGAATGGGATCTTGCCCAGGAGACATTTTCCTCTCAGCAGGATCNNNNNNNNNNNNNNNNNNNNNNNNNNNNNNNNNNNNNNNNNNNNNNNNNNNNNNNNNNNNNNNNNNNNNNNNNNNNNNNNNNNNNNNNNNNNNNNNNNNNNNNNNNNNNNNNNNNNNNNNNNNNNNNNNNNNNNNNNNNNNNNNNNNNNNNNNNNNNNNNNNNNNNNNNNNNNNNNNNNNNNNNNNNNNNNNNNNNNNNNNNNNNNNNNNNNNNNNNNNNNNNNNNNNNNNNNNNNNNNNNNNNNNNNNNNNNNNNNNNNNNNNNNNNNNNNNNNNNNNNNNNNNNNNNNNNNNNNNNNNNNNNNNNNNNNNNNNNNNNNNNNNNNNNNNNNNNNNNNNNNNNNNNNNNNNNNNNNNNNNNNNNNNNNNNNNNNNNNNNNNNNNNNNNNNNNNNNNNNNNNNNNNNNNNNNNNNNNNNNNNNNNNNNNNNNNNNNNNNNNNNNNNNNNNNNNNNNNNNNNNNNNNNNNNNNNNNNNNNNNNNNNNNNNNNNNNNNNNNNNNNNNNNNNNNNNNNNNNNNNNNNNNNNNNNNNNNNNNNNNNNNNNNNNNNNNNNNNNNNNNNNNNNNNNNNNNNNNNNNNNNNNNNNNNNNNNNNNNNNNNNNNNNNNNNNNNNNNNNNNNNNNNNNNNNNNNNNNNNNNNNNNNNNNNNNNNNNNNNNNNNNNNNNNNNNNNNNNNNNNNNNNNNNNNNNNNNNNNNNNNNNNNNNNNNNNNNNNNNNNNNNNNNNNNNNNNNNNNNNNNNNNNNNNNNNNNNNNNNNNNNNNNNNNNNNNNNNNNNNNNNNNNNNNNNNNNNNNNNNNNNNNNNNNNNNNNNNNNNNNNNNNNNNNNNNNNNNNNNNNNNNNNNNNNNNNNNNNNNNNNNNNNNNNNNNNNNNNNNNNNNNNNNNNNNNNNNNNNNNNNNNNNNNNNNNNNNNNNNNNNNNNNNNNNNNNNNNNNNNNNNNNNNNNNNNNNNNNNNNNNNNNNNNNNNNNNNNNNNNNNNNNNNNNNNNNNNNNNNNNNNNNNNNNNNNNNNNNNNNNNNNNNNNNNNNNNNNNNNNNNNNNNNNNNNNNNNNNNNNNNNNNNNNNNNNNNNNNNNNNNNNNNNNNNNNNNNNNNNNNNNNNNNNNNNNNNNNNNNNNNNNNNNNNNNNNNNNNNNNNNNNNNNNNNNNNNNNNNNNNNNNNNNNNNNNNNNNNNNNNNNNNNNNNNNNNNNNNNNNNNNNNNNNNNNNNNNNNNNNNNNNNNNNNNNNNNNNNNNNNNNNNNNNNNNNNNNNNNNNNNNNNNNNNNNNNNNNNNNNNNNNNNNNNNNNNNNNNNNNNNNNNNNNNNNNNNNNNNNNNNNNNNNNNNNNNNNNNNNNNNNNNNNNNNNNNNNNNNNNNNNNNNNNNNNNNNNNNNNNNNNNNNNNNNNNNNNNNNNNNNNNNNNNNNNNNNNNNNNNNNNNNNNNNNNNNNNNNNNNNNNNNNNNNNNNNNNNNNNNNNNNNNNNNNNNNNNNNNNNNNNNNNNNNNNNNNNNNNNNNNNNNNNNNNNNNNNNNNNNNNNNNNNNNNNNNNNNNNNNNNNNNNNNNNNNNNNNNNNNNNNNNNNNNNNNNNNNNNNNNNNNNNNNNNNNNNNNNNNNNNNNNNNNNNNNNNNNNNNNNNNNNNNNNNNNNNN
The Mus musculus strain C57BL/6J chromosome 8, GRCm38.p6 C57BL/6J genome window above contains:
- the Gm51571 gene encoding putative elongin-A3 member C; its protein translation is MGPSLSRPGRTLAWRRASQRRAGAPPQKRSPRSKHPRKSTEMGERFFLGLCSCCPGSSSCLSQSRKSHQSSNRRAPHIRSPHPGENWSPELQQDVQNLVHLGTSRASLEEPWQQEGAKPLSRKPGAGPQEPTGLVFGGHSKCQPPGNWEQEEAPGAGSSWACLNGECCSPSSSECPRGKRQRWESRCPAEAQSPPAKVPREESGSSMDLSPIAASTIPETPSSGQVWFKWDLAQETFSSQQDHEASAWGWELRKQHRTRVYSGCRPAAGPQQKRTGTRDGAHCQAGKDKVGLGQPEEKSWPQGRRCKESYSQPEAPTALQLQGSQEERLQTLIGRLQSTGAKRPQPRQTMMVSFITELKSPSQQGQPGPTGAASAQNAHSLPEAPAHPPAQRASCLLLGERGTKKGPAKRPAPLMAKALKDYRKCFYKR
- the Gm51572 gene encoding uncharacterized protein Gm51572, producing MDLSPIAASTIPETPSSGQVWFEWDLAQETFSSQQDHEASAWGWELRKQHRTRVYSGCRPAAGPQQKRTGTRDGAHCQAGKDKVGLGQPEEKSWPQGRRCKESYSQPEAPTALQLQGSQEERLQTVIGCLQSKRAKRPQPRQTMMVSFITELKSPSQQGQPGPTGAASAQNAHSLPEAPAHPPAQRASCLLLGERGTKKGPAKRPAPLMAKALKDYRKCFYKR